The following are encoded in a window of Solibacillus sp. FSL R7-0668 genomic DNA:
- a CDS encoding ABC1 kinase family protein gives MNIFSAVIQLVGASILIFFISGRLIGSQVSLVKRVLSVIVSVVFTTFVFWYTYLRGSDYYDFNIVSNVVNSATLLWLGSMLLISMLLYLFFELFDSIELNENGTPVGRRSYVKTIITYWKRQKRLREVVSVAVKNGVTRTVKYARSREDERELAKALRDTLEQCGGVFIKFGQVLSTRKELLSPIFIEELEKLQQQVKPLTEQQVEQILQDNFGQEVDQIFSYFSKKPLASASIGQVHKAVLKETNEPVVVKMLRPEVKHIMHEDLSILMEFASWISSKSSWAENLGFYDLAKGFSLALSEEIDFNIEARNMEQMALIVQKGEINVKVPRVFSRYSNKNVLIMEYIKGQSVNAAHVLFKEHDANRHEFAQTLLYAFLEQALVSGIFHADPHPGNIYMEEETGRVAMLDYGAVGRLAIQQQDGLKYFLVGIHQTDAALVVDGINLLVENGEAANRQEMEQAISQILLRISYVSHIETDELIYSIFSVARDFGLHFYPAVSVALRAIVTLDGTLSTIDPRFEIFREIKDFSNDYLKASLAKPFKQPKETKQFIEEELALLLPNIRKIPRRIDQMIKKAESGKIILHHDIFSDKTNAMFVTQLFSRLVLLLVGITFGIISVALLAISQFIHTAYAVYLNTAAYLGLFLCAILLVRLSIQAIRDMKRTK, from the coding sequence TTGAATATTTTTTCAGCCGTCATTCAATTAGTAGGTGCGAGCATTTTAATCTTCTTTATTAGTGGACGCTTAATAGGGTCGCAAGTTAGTCTCGTGAAGCGAGTACTATCTGTAATTGTAAGCGTTGTTTTTACAACCTTTGTTTTTTGGTATACGTATTTGCGAGGTTCGGATTACTATGATTTCAATATCGTATCGAATGTAGTCAATAGTGCGACTTTGCTGTGGCTTGGTAGTATGTTACTCATTTCAATGCTATTGTACTTGTTTTTTGAATTATTTGATTCAATTGAGTTAAATGAAAATGGAACACCGGTTGGTAGACGCTCCTATGTTAAAACAATCATTACGTATTGGAAGCGTCAAAAGCGTTTGCGTGAAGTAGTCAGTGTCGCTGTAAAAAACGGTGTTACACGGACAGTAAAGTATGCACGTTCTCGTGAGGATGAGCGTGAGTTAGCGAAGGCTTTACGTGACACACTGGAACAATGTGGCGGGGTATTCATCAAATTTGGGCAAGTCCTTTCTACAAGAAAAGAGCTTTTATCGCCAATTTTTATAGAAGAATTAGAAAAGCTTCAGCAGCAAGTAAAGCCATTAACAGAACAACAAGTAGAGCAAATTTTACAGGATAATTTCGGGCAAGAAGTAGATCAAATTTTTTCCTACTTCAGCAAAAAACCATTAGCTTCAGCATCTATTGGTCAGGTGCATAAGGCTGTTTTGAAAGAAACGAATGAGCCTGTTGTTGTGAAGATGCTTCGTCCAGAAGTAAAGCATATTATGCATGAGGACTTATCAATTTTAATGGAGTTTGCAAGCTGGATATCGAGTAAATCTAGTTGGGCTGAAAACTTAGGCTTTTATGATTTGGCAAAAGGATTTAGCTTAGCGCTTAGTGAGGAAATCGATTTTAATATTGAAGCACGCAATATGGAGCAAATGGCGCTCATTGTGCAGAAGGGTGAGATCAATGTAAAAGTGCCCCGAGTTTTTTCGCGCTATAGTAATAAAAATGTGCTCATTATGGAATATATTAAAGGACAATCCGTCAATGCGGCACATGTATTATTTAAGGAACATGATGCCAATCGTCATGAATTTGCCCAAACATTGCTTTATGCCTTTTTAGAACAGGCACTTGTTTCTGGTATATTTCATGCCGATCCACATCCGGGAAATATTTATATGGAAGAGGAAACGGGTCGTGTGGCGATGCTAGATTACGGTGCAGTCGGTCGTTTAGCCATACAGCAGCAGGATGGTCTTAAATATTTTTTAGTAGGGATTCACCAGACGGATGCCGCGCTCGTTGTGGATGGCATTAACCTGCTTGTGGAAAATGGGGAAGCAGCAAATCGTCAAGAAATGGAGCAGGCCATTAGCCAAATTTTACTTAGAATTAGCTATGTGTCACATATCGAAACGGACGAGCTTATTTATTCTATTTTCTCGGTTGCACGTGATTTTGGTCTGCATTTCTATCCAGCAGTCAGTGTTGCTTTACGCGCAATTGTTACACTGGACGGAACATTATCAACCATTGACCCTCGCTTTGAAATTTTTAGAGAGATTAAAGATTTTTCCAATGACTATTTAAAGGCGAGCCTAGCAAAACCGTTTAAGCAACCAAAAGAAACAAAGCAATTTATTGAAGAAGAGCTTGCACTGCTGTTACCGAATATTCGTAAGATCCCGCGTCGAATTGACCAAATGATTAAAAAAGCAGAAAGCGGCAAAATCATTCTGCACCACGATATCTTTTCGGATAAAACGAATGCGATGTTTGTGACGCAGCTATTTTCACGTCTTGTGCTATTGCTTGTGGGCATTACATTCGGTATTATTTCAGTTGCATTACTCGCAATTTCGCAGTTTATTCATACTGCCTATGCGGTTTATTTAAATACGGCTGCTTATCTCGGTTTATTTTTATGTGCGATCTTACTTGTGCGTTTATCAATCCAGGCGATTCGGGATATGAAGCGAACAAAATAA
- a CDS encoding SACOL1771 family peroxiredoxin, with product MTKHTFTLHIDWPQGRNSVGNLSTQRLQTQISIPPEMDGPGIGTNPDEMLLGAAATCYIITLAAMYERSEIDAELALKSEGIVDVTNGVFTYQEIHHYVSITLNDRSERTQKLAERYAYKAEETCMISKALKGNVVIQVHIKMN from the coding sequence ATGACAAAGCATACATTTACTTTACATATTGATTGGCCACAGGGGCGTAATTCAGTAGGCAACTTATCGACACAACGCCTACAAACACAAATTTCTATCCCACCAGAAATGGACGGACCAGGAATCGGGACAAATCCTGATGAAATGTTGCTTGGTGCAGCAGCAACATGCTATATTATTACGCTTGCAGCTATGTATGAACGCAGTGAAATCGATGCTGAATTAGCATTAAAATCAGAGGGTATCGTGGATGTGACAAATGGCGTCTTTACCTATCAGGAAATTCACCACTATGTATCTATCACGCTAAATGATCGATCGGAGCGTACACAAAAGCTGGCAGAGCGCTATGCATATAAAGCAGAAGAAACCTGTATGATTAGTAAAGCGTTAAAAGGGAATGTAGTTATTCAGGTACATATTAAGATGAACTAA